One stretch of Malus domestica chromosome 14, GDT2T_hap1 DNA includes these proteins:
- the LOC103453760 gene encoding IQ domain-containing protein IQM6, which produces MGFPVSCPLADFDDLDSHCGAVLVSPVSHRKEEERKPLQSLSSNTCCDLAPTATMKSPGSGNMNFEETISFKEMELDAVSADSPSGDVENNVSARAESGIGEKQRTSENSFKEPRYQAALRLQKVYKSFRTRRQLADCAILVEQRWWKVLDFAELKRSSISFFDIQKPETAVSRWSRARTKAAKVGKGLSKDKKARKLALQHWLEAIDPRHRYGHNLHFYYARWLHCESKEPFFYWLDIGDGREVSHEVCPRSKLQTQCIKYLGPIERETYEIVVQDGKFVYKQSGNFLDTSEPKGTKWIFVLSTTKTLYVGQKSKGTFQHSSFLAGGATLSAGRLVVEQGILKSVWPHSGHYLPTEENFQEFMMFLLEHDVDLTNVQQTPADEEDGGFTKKISNIRISPRKPKETATTKTEGTGQHNNESRNEESNSAENPNPILSRLPERFCSKIGKLDIPQRNDAFDILKDGIPITCREYFIDSASDDDGYETAEESILTEEDFMVPKLNLFEEDQFEEDEKPVPKEKIMQRIDSHKGMKSYQLAQHLTSRWTTGAGPRIGCMRDYPLELQSRVLEQANFSPRTTARSPGLLIPSPLSREGTSSKSPLGHPSRSKRHNTIG; this is translated from the exons ATGGGGTTTCCAGTATCCTGCCCACTTGCAGATTTTGATGATTTGGATAGCCATTGTGGGGCTGTTCTTGTAAGTCCAGTTAGTCAtaggaaagaagaagagaggaagcCATTGCAGTCATTGAGCTCCAACACCTGCTGTGATTTGGCACCAACCGCTACAATGAAGTCACCTGGTTCAGGAAATATGAACTTTGAAGAAACAATTAGCTTTAAAGAGATGGAATTAGATGCCGTTTCAGCAGACTCACCTTCCGGGGATGTGGAAAACAATGTGTCTGCTAGAGCAGAAAGCGGTATTGGAGAGAAACAGCGGACATCTGAGAACTCGTTCAAGGAGCCCAGATACCAGGCTGCATTGAGGCTGCAGAAAGTTTATAAGAGTTTTCGCACGAGAAGACAACTTGCGGATTGTGCAATTCTTGTGGAGCAGAGATG GTGGAAGGTGCTCGATTTTGCTGAACTAAAGCGGAGCTCTATATCATTTTTCGACATTCAGAAACCTGAGACAGCTGTTTCTCGCTGGTCTCGGGCAAGAACTAAAGCTGCAAAG GTGGGAAAAGGTTTGTCGAAGGATAAAAAAGCACGTAAACTTGCTTTGCAGCATTGGCTTGAGGCA ATTGATCCTCGACATCGCTATGGCCACAATCTTCACTTTTACTATGCCAGATGGCTCCATTGCGAAAGTAAAGAACCCTTCTTCTATTG GCTCGATATAGGAGATGGAAGAGAAGTCAGCCATGAAGTATGCCCTAGGTCGAAGCTTCAAACACAATGCATCAAGTATCTTGGCCCG ATCGAACGAGAGACTTACGAAATTGTAGTGCAGGATGGGAAGTTCGTGTACAAGCAGAGTGGAAACTTTCTTGACACATCAGAACCTAAAGGCACAAAGTGGATATTTGTGCTTAGCACAACCAAGACATTGTATGTTGGACAGAAGAGCAAGGGGACGTTTCAACATTCGAGTTTCTTGGCAGGCGGAGCAACACTTTCTGCTGGAAGATTAGTAGTGGAACAAGGAATTCTTAAG TCAGTTTGGCCTCACAGCGGGCATTATCTCCCCACAGAAGAAAACTTTCAGGAATTTATGATGTTCCTTTTGGAACACGACGTAGATCTCACAAATGTTCAG CAAACTCCagctgatgaagaagatggaggcTTCACCAAAAAGATCAGCAACATCCGAATTAGCCCACGAAAACCAAAAGAAACCGCAACAACAAAAACCGAAGGCACAGGGCAACATAACAATGAATCAAGAAATGAGGAGTCTAATTCTGCGGAAAATCCCAACCCTATTCTGTCTAGATTACCCGAAAGATTCTGCTCAAAGATAGGCAAACTCGATATACCACAAAGGAACGATGCGTTTGACATTTTGAAGGACGGAATACCAATCACGTGTCGCGAATATTTCATAGATTCTGCCTCGGATGACGATGGTTATGAAACAGCTGAAGAATCAATCTTAACAGAAGAAGActtcatggtccctaaactgaACTTGTTCGAAGAAGACCAATTCGAAGAAGATGAAAAGCCAGTGCCAAAGGAGAAGATCATGCAGAGGATTGATTCACACAAGGGAATGAAGTCATACCAGTTGGCTCAGCATTTAACAAGCAGGTGGACAACAGGAGCTGGACCGCGAATTGGTTGCATGAGGGACTATCCTTTGGAGCTTCAGTCCCGGGTTCTGGAGCAAGCCAATTTTTCTCCAagaacaacggcaagaagtccCGGGCTATTGATTCCGTCTCCTTTGAGTAGAGAGGGAACCTCCTCCAAAAGTCCCCTTGGACACCCGTCGAGGAGCAAGCGACACAACACCATAGGCTGA